A single region of the Enterococcus mundtii genome encodes:
- a CDS encoding beta-glucoside-specific PTS transporter subunit IIABC yields the protein MDHQTLAKHILQFVGGKENIIHLEHCSTRLRFTLKDVKQTNREELERLDGVIGVRSNAQFQVIIGNEVVEVYDELAKLIGEISADQNINKEKKPIGTILLDFIISVFQPLVPAIAGGGVLKSLLLLLSLLGVMDANSSTYLLLNLIGGAPLYFLPILVAMTTARKLKVNEIVAVSAVSALLLPEMATLLADGTSFLGFSIENIAYASQVFPAILTVLFYSIVEKYVTKISPKPIRIFFVPMVALLVTVPVALLILGPLGYNVGSAFSYLIVELYQRLGWLATGLLAAVLPLMVVTGMHKAMIPYAVSSMGELGKEMLYLPASLAHNIAESGACFAVSLKTKNTKLRQTAISAGISALFGITEPALYGVTILHKRVLSIVMVSSFIGGIFAGIMALEAFALVGPGIASITMFASADQPMNLVWAFVCTALSFVVSFVGGLVFFKDQEEATSQEENESRRGGTWGIVSPVKGQVIPLETVPDDVFSSGMVGEGVGVIPEEGIVFSPEEAQVTMLFETGHAIGLRTVSGVELLIHVGIDTVKLQGEGFQAFVKEGQMVQPGERLLAFDIEKIKQAGFDPVVVVVVTNQKEYHIDHQVENQSVTPETELLMISALVK from the coding sequence ATGGATCATCAAACTTTAGCAAAGCATATTTTACAATTCGTTGGCGGAAAAGAAAATATCATTCATTTGGAACATTGTTCAACTAGACTTCGTTTTACGTTGAAAGATGTCAAACAAACAAATCGTGAAGAGTTAGAACGCTTAGATGGGGTCATTGGTGTTCGGAGCAATGCTCAATTCCAAGTAATCATTGGGAATGAAGTAGTGGAAGTTTATGACGAATTAGCCAAACTGATCGGAGAAATTTCGGCAGATCAGAACATAAACAAAGAAAAGAAACCTATTGGAACAATTTTACTTGATTTTATCATTTCAGTCTTTCAACCGTTGGTCCCTGCGATTGCAGGTGGCGGTGTCTTAAAATCACTTTTACTGCTCTTATCTTTATTGGGTGTGATGGATGCAAACTCATCTACTTACCTGCTATTGAATTTGATCGGAGGAGCGCCTCTTTACTTCTTACCGATTTTAGTTGCGATGACGACGGCAAGAAAGCTAAAAGTCAATGAAATCGTAGCTGTTTCAGCAGTGAGTGCTTTGCTTTTACCAGAAATGGCAACCCTTCTAGCAGACGGAACCTCCTTTCTAGGGTTCTCAATTGAAAATATTGCGTATGCTTCTCAAGTCTTCCCAGCAATCTTAACGGTGTTGTTTTACAGTATCGTCGAAAAATATGTCACGAAAATTTCTCCGAAGCCGATTCGTATTTTCTTTGTTCCGATGGTTGCTTTATTAGTGACTGTCCCAGTTGCACTGCTGATTTTAGGACCGTTAGGCTATAACGTTGGTAGCGCATTCTCATATTTGATCGTCGAGTTATATCAACGATTAGGCTGGTTAGCGACAGGCTTACTTGCCGCAGTTCTACCATTGATGGTCGTTACTGGCATGCACAAAGCGATGATTCCTTATGCTGTTTCTTCAATGGGAGAGTTAGGAAAAGAGATGCTCTATTTACCGGCTTCTTTGGCACATAATATCGCTGAATCTGGTGCATGTTTTGCCGTAAGTTTAAAGACAAAAAATACAAAATTGCGACAAACAGCGATTTCTGCAGGAATCTCAGCTTTATTTGGTATCACTGAACCCGCATTATATGGGGTCACGATCTTACACAAACGGGTATTGAGTATCGTGATGGTTTCTAGTTTCATCGGCGGGATATTTGCCGGGATCATGGCTTTAGAAGCCTTCGCATTGGTTGGACCAGGGATTGCGAGTATCACGATGTTTGCTAGTGCAGATCAACCGATGAACCTTGTCTGGGCATTTGTCTGTACAGCTCTTTCTTTTGTCGTGTCGTTTGTAGGTGGCTTGGTATTTTTTAAAGATCAAGAAGAAGCAACTTCACAAGAAGAGAACGAGAGTCGTAGGGGAGGAACTTGGGGTATCGTGAGCCCAGTCAAAGGTCAAGTGATTCCTCTTGAAACAGTCCCAGATGATGTCTTTTCTAGTGGGATGGTTGGCGAAGGTGTCGGAGTCATTCCAGAAGAAGGTATTGTTTTTTCTCCTGAAGAAGCACAAGTGACCATGCTATTTGAGACAGGTCATGCCATCGGCTTACGAACGGTGAGCGGAGTAGAATTACTGATTCATGTAGGAATCGATACAGTCAAGTTACAAGGTGAAGGCTTCCAGGCTTTTGTTAAAGAAGGTCAGATGGTACAACCAGGCGAGCGTTTGCTTGCGTTTGATATTGAAAAAATCAAACAAGCAGGATTTGATCCAGTCGTTGTGGTGGTCGTGACCAATCAGAAGGAGTATCACATCGATCATCAAGTAGAAAATCAATCAGTGACACCCGAAACTGAGTTATTGATGATTTCTGCTTTAGTAAAATGA
- a CDS encoding aldo/keto reductase yields MYVADKTRYENMEYRKSGQSGLKLPLLSLGLWQNFGEYDPISNQREILKGAFDLGITHFDLANNYGGPAGAAETNFGRLFKEDLKPYRDELIISSKAGYYMWDGPYGNGGSRKSIIASCDQSLKRMGLDYVDIFYHHRPDPETPLEETAEALMQLVRQGKALYIGISNYNGADTQKMAEILRKKDAPFVIHQMRYNLFSRELLETDLAPVLAENGLGAITFSPLAQGLLTNRYLHGIPEESRAHRKEIPFLSEEQIAPTLRKITQLQEVAEARGQTLAQMALAWNVRQPSVTSVLVGASRLSQLQESVKMKDNLVFAPEELATIETILAEN; encoded by the coding sequence ATGTATGTAGCTGATAAAACGCGTTATGAAAACATGGAGTATCGTAAAAGCGGTCAATCTGGATTAAAACTGCCTTTACTTTCCTTAGGATTATGGCAAAATTTTGGGGAATATGATCCCATCAGTAATCAGCGGGAAATTTTAAAGGGGGCTTTTGATTTAGGCATCACCCATTTTGATCTAGCCAATAATTATGGTGGACCTGCTGGAGCAGCTGAAACAAACTTTGGACGACTTTTTAAAGAGGATCTCAAACCCTATCGAGATGAACTGATTATCTCTAGTAAAGCAGGCTATTATATGTGGGATGGGCCTTACGGCAATGGGGGGTCTCGTAAGTCGATCATTGCCAGTTGTGACCAGAGTTTGAAACGTATGGGTTTGGACTATGTGGATATTTTCTATCATCATCGTCCAGATCCTGAAACGCCTTTGGAAGAAACCGCAGAGGCATTGATGCAATTAGTTCGACAAGGAAAGGCCCTTTATATCGGTATCTCTAACTACAATGGGGCGGACACGCAGAAAATGGCGGAAATTTTACGCAAAAAAGATGCGCCCTTCGTGATCCATCAAATGCGTTACAATCTGTTCTCAAGAGAATTGCTTGAGACGGACTTAGCACCTGTCCTTGCTGAAAATGGACTAGGTGCAATCACGTTTAGTCCATTAGCACAAGGCTTGTTAACGAATCGCTACTTACATGGTATTCCTGAAGAATCACGTGCGCATCGAAAAGAAATCCCTTTTCTTTCAGAAGAACAGATTGCACCGACACTACGTAAAATTACACAGTTACAGGAAGTGGCGGAAGCGAGAGGACAAACATTGGCTCAGATGGCATTGGCGTGGAATGTGCGACAACCATCAGTGACAAGTGTTTTAGTCGGTGCTAGCCGTTTGAGTCAGTTGCAGGAAAGTGTCAAAATGAAAGATAATCTCGTCTTTGCACCAGAAGAACTAGCAACGATCGAAACGATTTTGGCAGAAAATTAA
- a CDS encoding glycoside hydrolase family 1 protein, protein MTQTGFPEGFLWGGAIAANQVEGAWDIGGKGLSVADVATYKPNVDNKDYAAHVGVTIEKVEEAIADLTDKWFPKRRGVDFYHRYKEDLALFAEMGFTTLRLSIAWSRLFPNGDEKTANPEGVSFYKEVFKEMKRLGIEPIVTLSHYEMPLALAMKGNGWIQRSVVDDFVRFVDTCFDEFGEYVHYWLTFNEVDSIFRHPFTTAGILTDTIEPDKIEAAIYQALHHQFVAGALATKHCHEKIPGSQVGCMLTKLMTYPLTSRPEDVERTLKKNMNNHFYADVQVKGMYPPLVLKDLANRHITIDMLPGDKELLKEHTADFLSFSYYMSMCESADPKAERTPGNTVLGVKNPYLEATDWGWQIDPLGLKISLLELYDRYQVPLMIVENGMGAFDEVIDDEIHDPYRIAYFTAHFKAMKAAIDEGVDLIGYTSWGPIDLVSAGTSQMSKRYGFIYVDADDEGNGSYDRLRKDSFYWYKEVIGTNGRSIE, encoded by the coding sequence ATGACACAAACAGGTTTTCCCGAAGGATTTCTATGGGGAGGTGCAATTGCAGCAAACCAAGTAGAAGGAGCATGGGATATTGGTGGAAAAGGGCTATCTGTGGCAGATGTTGCAACTTATAAACCTAATGTAGACAACAAAGATTACGCAGCCCATGTAGGGGTGACAATCGAAAAAGTAGAAGAAGCAATAGCCGACCTTACAGACAAGTGGTTCCCTAAACGACGAGGGGTCGATTTCTATCATCGTTACAAAGAGGATTTAGCTTTATTTGCAGAAATGGGGTTTACTACATTACGTTTGTCGATTGCGTGGTCCCGACTCTTTCCAAACGGGGATGAAAAGACAGCTAATCCTGAAGGTGTCTCATTTTACAAAGAAGTTTTTAAAGAAATGAAGCGCTTAGGAATCGAACCGATTGTGACCTTGTCTCATTATGAGATGCCATTAGCATTAGCGATGAAAGGCAACGGTTGGATTCAACGAAGTGTGGTGGATGACTTTGTTCGATTTGTAGATACTTGTTTTGACGAATTTGGGGAGTACGTTCATTACTGGTTGACGTTCAATGAAGTGGATAGTATTTTTAGACATCCATTTACGACTGCCGGGATTTTGACTGATACGATCGAACCAGACAAAATCGAAGCGGCTATCTATCAAGCGTTACATCATCAATTTGTGGCAGGGGCTTTAGCAACGAAACATTGCCATGAAAAGATCCCTGGTAGCCAAGTTGGTTGTATGTTGACCAAATTGATGACCTATCCGTTGACGAGTCGACCAGAAGATGTGGAACGAACATTGAAAAAGAATATGAACAATCATTTTTATGCGGATGTTCAAGTCAAAGGTATGTATCCGCCACTCGTTTTGAAAGACTTAGCCAACCGTCATATCACGATCGACATGTTACCTGGTGATAAAGAATTATTGAAAGAACATACGGCAGACTTCCTATCGTTTAGTTATTATATGTCTATGTGTGAATCCGCAGATCCAAAGGCAGAGCGGACACCGGGGAATACCGTTTTGGGTGTTAAAAATCCTTATTTAGAAGCGACAGATTGGGGCTGGCAAATTGATCCTTTAGGCTTGAAAATTTCTTTACTAGAATTATATGACCGTTATCAAGTACCCTTGATGATCGTTGAAAATGGCATGGGGGCTTTTGATGAAGTGATTGACGATGAAATCCATGATCCCTATCGAATCGCCTATTTTACTGCACATTTCAAAGCAATGAAAGCAGCCATCGATGAAGGGGTTGATTTGATTGGGTATACAAGTTGGGGACCTATTGATTTAGTCAGTGCCGGAACCTCTCAAATGTCAAAACGTTACGGATTCATTTATGTAGATGCAGATGATGAAGGAAATGGAAGTTATGATCGCTTGCGTAAAGATTCATTTTACTGGTATAAAGAAGTTATTGGAACGAACGGTCGATCCATCGAGTGA
- a CDS encoding PTS sugar transporter subunit IIB, whose protein sequence is MEKRTIMLVCSAGMSTSLLVTKMQKAAEEKGVEADIFAVSASEADSQLESKNVDVLLLGPQVRFMQSQFAEKLAPKGIPLDVINMQDYGMMNGAKVLEQAESLINK, encoded by the coding sequence ATGGAGAAAAGAACAATCATGCTTGTCTGCTCTGCAGGAATGAGTACAAGTTTATTAGTGACAAAAATGCAAAAAGCAGCAGAAGAAAAAGGTGTAGAAGCGGACATCTTTGCAGTTTCAGCATCAGAAGCTGATAGCCAACTAGAATCAAAAAATGTAGACGTTTTATTATTAGGGCCACAAGTACGTTTCATGCAAAGTCAATTTGCTGAAAAACTAGCACCAAAAGGGATTCCGTTAGATGTTATCAACATGCAAGACTATGGCATGATGAACGGGGCAAAAGTATTGGAACAAGCAGAATCATTGATCAATAAATAA
- a CDS encoding PRD domain-containing protein has translation MRKILKVLNSSVVLIDSNQQKMIALGKGIGFGKKPGEIISDDSIDEIYLPYDEGKAMQLLDLIKEVPLTYFELTKAMVSSMEKRLGKRLNSSIYLTLPDHLHFSVERMAKGIIITNRLYWEIKNYYPEEYQAAEQALMIFNEKSDVELPIEEAANIAFHVINSLSQESQGTDSMKQAKMIGGIVNLVKYSIRIDIAPDSIHYSRFITHVRFFVERLFANKMLDGQDDGLYQQMCTLYPLAMENADKVRQYIQKMIQQEITKEEVTYLGVHINRLMRHPD, from the coding sequence ATGAGGAAAATACTAAAGGTGCTTAACTCCAGTGTGGTATTGATCGACAGCAATCAGCAAAAAATGATTGCTTTAGGAAAAGGGATCGGTTTTGGCAAAAAGCCCGGTGAGATCATCTCGGATGATTCGATTGATGAGATCTATCTGCCCTATGATGAAGGCAAAGCCATGCAATTATTGGATTTGATCAAAGAGGTTCCTTTGACCTATTTTGAATTAACGAAAGCAATGGTCTCCAGTATGGAGAAACGACTAGGGAAACGGTTAAACTCTAGTATTTATTTAACATTACCTGATCATTTACATTTTTCAGTTGAACGTATGGCCAAAGGAATCATCATCACCAATCGGTTATATTGGGAGATCAAGAATTACTATCCGGAAGAATATCAAGCAGCGGAGCAAGCGCTAATGATCTTCAATGAAAAATCCGATGTCGAGTTACCCATTGAAGAAGCGGCAAATATCGCCTTTCATGTCATTAATTCATTGTCTCAAGAAAGTCAGGGAACCGATAGTATGAAGCAAGCGAAAATGATTGGTGGCATCGTCAACTTAGTAAAATATTCGATTCGAATCGACATTGCTCCAGACTCGATCCATTATAGTCGTTTTATTACTCATGTTCGTTTTTTCGTTGAACGGTTGTTTGCGAATAAAATGCTGGATGGACAAGATGATGGGCTATATCAGCAAATGTGTACCTTGTATCCATTGGCGATGGAAAATGCAGACAAAGTAAGGCAGTATATCCAGAAAATGATCCAACAGGAAATCACGAAAGAGGAAGTTACCTATCTAGGTGTGCATATCAATCGATTGATGCGGCACCCTGATTGA
- a CDS encoding 2-dehydropantoate 2-reductase, with the protein MKIAIAGAGAMGSRFGLMLQKGGNDVTLIDGWKDHVEAIKENGLKANFNGEDIVVDIPVVLQSEINDVEKVDLIVLFTKAMQLEKMLEDIRPMIKDETKVLCLLNGIGHEDIIEKFVPMKNIFIGNTMWTAGLEGPGRVKLFGSGSVELQNLGDGQEEAAKELAETLADSGLNAKYSSNIHYSIYRKACVNGTMNGLCTILDVNMAGLGRTSTAHDMVVAIVNEFGQVAKAENIDLDVEEAVAHCETCFDPETIGMHFPSMHQDLIKNNRLTEIDYINGAISRKGKKYGIATPYCDFLTALVHAKEQILEAK; encoded by the coding sequence ATGAAGATAGCAATTGCTGGTGCAGGTGCAATGGGGAGTCGGTTTGGACTCATGTTGCAAAAAGGTGGAAATGACGTGACATTGATCGATGGTTGGAAAGACCATGTAGAAGCGATCAAAGAAAACGGATTGAAAGCTAACTTTAACGGTGAGGACATCGTTGTCGATATCCCAGTCGTTCTTCAATCAGAGATCAATGACGTAGAAAAAGTTGATTTGATCGTCTTATTCACGAAAGCAATGCAACTAGAAAAAATGTTGGAAGATATCCGTCCAATGATCAAAGATGAGACAAAAGTTCTTTGTTTATTGAATGGAATCGGCCATGAAGATATTATTGAAAAATTTGTACCAATGAAAAATATTTTTATTGGTAATACAATGTGGACGGCAGGCTTAGAAGGTCCTGGACGTGTGAAATTATTCGGTAGTGGTTCAGTAGAACTACAAAACTTAGGAGACGGTCAAGAAGAAGCTGCGAAAGAATTGGCAGAAACTTTAGCTGACTCTGGTTTGAATGCGAAGTATTCAAGTAATATCCATTACTCGATCTATCGTAAAGCTTGTGTCAATGGCACGATGAACGGCTTATGTACGATTTTAGACGTGAATATGGCAGGACTTGGTCGTACTTCTACAGCTCATGATATGGTTGTTGCTATCGTAAATGAATTTGGTCAAGTAGCAAAAGCCGAAAATATTGATTTAGATGTGGAAGAAGCAGTCGCCCACTGTGAAACTTGCTTTGATCCTGAAACGATCGGTATGCACTTCCCATCAATGCATCAAGATTTGATCAAAAACAACCGTTTGACAGAAATCGACTATATCAACGGAGCGATTTCACGTAAAGGAAAGAAATACGGGATCGCTACGCCTTACTGTGACTTTTTGACAGCGCTCGTGCATGCAAAAGAACAGATTTTAGAGGCGAAATAG
- a CDS encoding dicarboxylate/amino acid:cation symporter codes for MKKNAMIIQISLALALGILVGMFWPMSASVLKPIGEVFLRLMQMAIPLLILGQIIQALGSIDLKELASIGTRTLLIFGISSLLAALWGVLLAVLFTPGSGMEHIERLSPTIEAQELSIQETFLQFVPKNIFESLTQGSIIQIIVFAIFFGLALNQYGQKQPQSKLFQLIIDFNEVIIQVIKYVMHFAPIGIFALVSSSISQLGAQVILPMVKYLLVYSLATVLFLLGWLVVVSIYGRLHPLKLIMNMKNMSIMALATTSSAITLPIELEETQHKLGLSKRISHLVLPLGMSLNSNGSAMHMALTVITIAQMYQVEFRWTTMVYLAILATFISLANAVVPGAGLVSLAIIVPQMGLPIESIAIFGGVEWLVGMLRTILNVNSDVYSAILVAKSVDEIDYEIFSRG; via the coding sequence ATGAAAAAAAATGCCATGATCATTCAAATTAGCCTTGCATTGGCTTTAGGTATTTTGGTAGGGATGTTCTGGCCAATGAGTGCGTCTGTGTTAAAACCGATTGGCGAAGTATTTTTACGACTGATGCAGATGGCGATCCCATTATTGATTCTTGGTCAGATCATTCAAGCTTTAGGTAGTATTGATTTGAAGGAATTAGCAAGTATTGGGACACGCACCTTGCTCATCTTTGGGATTTCCTCCTTATTGGCAGCTTTATGGGGTGTGTTATTGGCTGTTTTGTTTACGCCTGGATCTGGCATGGAACATATAGAGCGATTAAGTCCTACGATCGAGGCGCAAGAGCTGTCGATTCAAGAAACGTTTCTCCAGTTTGTGCCTAAAAATATTTTTGAATCCCTTACGCAAGGTTCGATTATCCAAATCATTGTTTTCGCGATTTTTTTTGGCCTAGCCTTGAATCAATATGGACAAAAACAGCCCCAATCGAAGTTGTTTCAACTAATCATTGATTTTAACGAAGTGATTATCCAAGTCATCAAATATGTGATGCATTTTGCCCCTATTGGGATATTTGCCTTGGTGAGTAGCAGTATCAGCCAATTAGGCGCACAAGTCATTCTGCCAATGGTAAAATATCTACTGGTGTATAGCTTAGCTACAGTATTGTTCTTACTGGGATGGTTAGTTGTTGTCAGTATATACGGCCGATTACATCCGTTAAAATTGATCATGAATATGAAGAATATGTCGATCATGGCACTTGCAACGACTTCTTCAGCCATCACTTTACCAATCGAATTAGAAGAAACACAACATAAATTAGGGTTGAGTAAGCGAATCAGTCACTTAGTCTTACCATTAGGAATGTCATTGAACAGTAATGGCTCAGCAATGCACATGGCACTGACGGTGATCACGATCGCCCAGATGTACCAAGTAGAGTTTCGATGGACGACCATGGTCTATCTTGCGATTTTAGCCACTTTTATTTCTTTAGCCAATGCGGTAGTTCCTGGTGCGGGGCTCGTTTCTTTAGCCATCATCGTGCCGCAAATGGGGTTACCTATTGAAAGTATTGCCATTTTTGGCGGTGTTGAATGGTTGGTAGGGATGTTGCGTACGATTTTGAATGTCAATTCTGATGTGTATTCAGCAATCCTCGTGGCGAAATCAGTCGATGAAATCGATTATGAGATTTTTAGCCGTGGCTAA
- a CDS encoding PTS sugar transporter subunit IIC yields the protein MDTTNKLTPRIFLNKVLAGTATGIIVGLIPNAVLGAILKYFSEYPVAVTIAQLAVIFQLATPLIIGGLIGLQFGFNPMQMMVVAGAAFVGSGVVRFMPDLGEAGVYVGAGTGDIINTMITAAIAVGLILLIGDRFGSVAIVLTPIVVGVGAGLIGFYLFPYVTAITSAIGEGINNFTTLQPILMSILIGCSFAFLIISPISTVAIGLAIQLDGVSAGAAAMGVAATTFVLIVNSWRFNKSGVTIAIALGAMKMMMPNLFRKPIILLPCLVSAVITAIPVALFSVSGTPASAGFGIVGLVGPLASLDAGLNIVMVLICWFVVPVAAALFTQLVFEKVLKLYDREEVFKFLG from the coding sequence ATGGATACGACGAATAAATTAACGCCAAGAATTTTTTTGAACAAAGTATTAGCTGGAACAGCAACAGGGATCATCGTAGGACTGATTCCAAATGCTGTTTTAGGAGCTATTTTAAAGTATTTCAGTGAATATCCTGTTGCTGTGACGATCGCACAACTAGCTGTGATCTTCCAATTAGCGACACCGTTGATCATTGGTGGTTTAATCGGGTTACAATTTGGGTTTAATCCGATGCAAATGATGGTAGTAGCTGGTGCTGCATTTGTCGGCTCTGGTGTTGTCCGCTTTATGCCAGACCTTGGTGAAGCAGGAGTATATGTAGGGGCAGGTACAGGAGATATCATCAATACGATGATCACTGCAGCGATTGCTGTTGGTCTGATCCTATTGATCGGTGACCGCTTTGGCTCAGTCGCAATCGTATTGACACCAATCGTAGTCGGTGTGGGCGCAGGTCTTATTGGGTTTTATTTATTCCCTTATGTGACAGCGATCACCTCTGCAATTGGTGAAGGTATCAATAACTTTACGACATTGCAACCTATTTTGATGTCTATTTTGATCGGTTGTTCATTTGCCTTTTTGATCATTTCACCGATTTCAACAGTTGCGATTGGTTTAGCGATCCAATTGGATGGAGTTTCTGCAGGAGCTGCTGCTATGGGTGTTGCAGCCACAACATTTGTGTTGATCGTCAATTCTTGGCGTTTCAATAAATCAGGTGTCACGATCGCGATTGCGTTAGGTGCGATGAAGATGATGATGCCGAACTTATTCCGTAAACCGATCATCTTGCTTCCATGTTTAGTAAGTGCGGTTATCACAGCGATACCTGTCGCACTTTTCTCTGTATCAGGAACACCAGCTTCTGCGGGCTTTGGGATCGTAGGTTTAGTTGGCCCTCTTGCTTCATTAGATGCTGGACTAAATATCGTGATGGTGTTGATTTGTTGGTTCGTCGTACCAGTCGCGGCTGCTTTATTTACGCAATTGGTATTTGAAAAAGTCTTGAAACTTTACGACCGGGAAGAAGTCTTCAAATTCTTAGGTTGA
- the msrA gene encoding peptide-methionine (S)-S-oxide reductase MsrA, translated as MKKEEEITTLYNLILNPNTRDWERQQLMTAKEELATSVSLKEVLEKLEVSLRPLALRQNLTPDVMDFYLQMVGDPLGEARYDFSKHELTDPTVQERAVFAGGCFWCMVEPFEKKAGIISVMSGYTGGQFDSPNYDQVSGGYTGHVEAVEIIFDKRLISYQELVEIYWQVTDPTDEFGQFQDRGEQYRPIIFVQNEEQQKTAEASKRALSASGRYRKPIVTAILPATAFWPAENYHQQFYRKQPKRYKKIKQTRRQLAFLQKMTTNWGKKAKN; from the coding sequence ATGAAGAAAGAGGAAGAAATCACCACTCTCTACAATTTGATTTTAAACCCAAACACGCGAGACTGGGAGCGACAACAACTAATGACAGCGAAAGAAGAGTTAGCAACTTCTGTTTCTCTAAAAGAGGTACTTGAAAAGTTGGAAGTTTCTTTGCGACCATTGGCTTTACGACAAAATCTAACTCCAGATGTCATGGATTTCTATTTGCAAATGGTCGGCGATCCGTTAGGGGAAGCGCGGTATGATTTTTCTAAACACGAACTGACAGATCCGACAGTTCAAGAACGAGCAGTGTTTGCTGGCGGTTGTTTTTGGTGTATGGTAGAGCCTTTTGAGAAAAAAGCAGGAATTATTTCTGTGATGTCTGGATACACAGGCGGGCAGTTTGATTCCCCTAATTATGACCAAGTCAGTGGCGGCTATACCGGTCATGTGGAAGCAGTGGAGATCATATTTGATAAGCGATTGATCAGTTATCAAGAGCTAGTCGAGATTTACTGGCAAGTAACGGACCCGACGGATGAATTTGGACAATTCCAAGACCGCGGAGAACAATATCGTCCAATCATTTTTGTTCAAAATGAAGAGCAACAAAAAACTGCTGAAGCGTCGAAACGAGCATTAAGCGCATCAGGTCGCTACAGAAAACCGATAGTTACGGCTATTTTACCAGCGACAGCTTTTTGGCCGGCAGAAAATTACCATCAGCAATTTTATCGGAAGCAACCAAAACGTTACAAAAAAATAAAACAAACTCGTCGTCAATTAGCATTTTTGCAAAAAATGACTACCAATTGGGGAAAAAAAGCGAAGAACTAA
- the truA gene encoding tRNA pseudouridine(38-40) synthase TruA, with the protein MRNIKLTIEYDGKRYSGWQRLGNDEKTIQGKIEAIISQMTGETIEIIGSGRTDAGTHARGQVANFKTASTMSRMEMLDFLNRYLPRDIVVKKVEEVPERFHARYNAKGKKYSYYVWNAPIPTVFERNHSFDYPKALDLEKMEEACRKLEGKHDFIGFSALKKTKKSTVRTIEKLSVQQEGNMLHFTFVGDGFLYKMVRILMGTILDIGSGKADLSLIDTIFETKVRQQAGETVPAHALFLDEVYY; encoded by the coding sequence ATGAGAAATATAAAATTAACGATCGAATATGATGGAAAAAGATATTCTGGTTGGCAGCGACTTGGTAATGATGAAAAAACGATCCAAGGAAAAATCGAAGCGATCATTTCGCAAATGACCGGGGAAACGATTGAGATTATCGGTTCTGGCCGAACAGACGCTGGAACACACGCCAGAGGTCAAGTAGCTAATTTCAAAACAGCTAGTACAATGAGTCGAATGGAGATGCTGGATTTTCTTAATCGTTATTTGCCAAGAGATATTGTGGTAAAAAAAGTGGAAGAAGTACCTGAACGTTTTCATGCTAGATATAATGCAAAAGGGAAAAAATATAGTTACTACGTTTGGAATGCTCCAATTCCAACAGTGTTTGAAAGAAACCATAGTTTTGATTATCCGAAGGCACTTGATTTGGAGAAAATGGAAGAAGCTTGTCGGAAACTAGAAGGAAAACATGATTTTATTGGATTTTCAGCATTGAAAAAAACAAAAAAATCAACAGTACGTACAATTGAAAAATTATCGGTCCAACAAGAAGGTAATATGCTTCATTTTACATTTGTAGGGGATGGTTTTTTGTATAAAATGGTACGGATCTTAATGGGAACGATTTTAGATATTGGTTCAGGTAAAGCTGATTTATCTTTGATCGATACGATTTTTGAAACGAAAGTCAGACAGCAAGCAGGCGAGACAGTTCCCGCACATGCGCTTTTTCTAGATGAAGTGTATTATTAA
- a CDS encoding S26 family signal peptidase, which yields MNLANGNIVIVDKFSALTRYIIIAIQRSSTDEIIKRIIGIPGDSIKVHNNELTLHLGNEPHSPTEIFWLSPEVVAQMNHSQKK from the coding sequence ATCAATTTAGCCAACGGCAATATTGTGATCGTAGACAAGTTTTCGGCACTCACACGTTATATCATCATCGCTATTCAGCGATCCTCTACGGATGAAATCATTAAAAGAATCATCGGAATCCCAGGAGATTCTATAAAAGTACATAACAATGAACTGACCTTGCATTTGGGAAACGAGCCACATTCTCCTACAGAGATTTTTTGGCTGAGTCCAGAAGTAGTTGCGCAAATGAACCATTCACAAAAAAAATAA